The following proteins are encoded in a genomic region of Ooceraea biroi isolate clonal line C1 chromosome 14, Obir_v5.4, whole genome shotgun sequence:
- the LOC105274796 gene encoding farnesol dehydrogenase, whose translation MDHWKGKVALVTGASVGIGAAIVRELAKNGMKVIAVARRLEKLQELVANIKGEYKADIYPLQCDVQKEEDILRVFKWANENLGGVDVLVNNAGVVYNDPIIEGSTRNYRNIMEVNVIAVAICSREFVKSIKQRNTSGHIINISSMTGHRAELIKVPASLYCSSKYAITGMAASIRNELLAANLDVKVTNISPGAVETKMLLTCYPQAKRMGNPMMASEDIAKVVICVLSMPQHVQILDILVEPRTRTGIPVLDYTDDTAS comes from the exons ATGGATCATTGGAAAGGAAAAGTCGCATTGGTCACCGGAGCTAGTGTCGGCATCGGCGCAGCGATCGTGAGAGAGCTTGCGAAAAATGGCATGAAAGTGATTGCCGTCGCGAGGAGACTAGAGAAATTGCAAGAATTGGTGGCAAATATCAAAGGCGAATACAAAGCCGATATTTATCCACTGCAATGCGACGTCCAAAAGGAGGAAGATATTCTCAGAGTGTTCAAATGGGCCAACGAAAACCTCGGCGGTGTTGATGTGTTAGTGAACAATGCCGGCGTAGTATACAATGACCCGATTATAG agGGATCAACAAGAAACTATCGCAATATTATGGAGGTAAACGTGATAGCGGTGGCGATTTGTTCACGGGAATTCGTGAAGTCTATCAAACAGCGAAATACATCGGGTCATATCATTAATATCAGCAG TATGACAGGGCACCGTGCAGAGCTAATTAAGGTACCGGCAAGTCTCTACTGTTCCAGTAAATACGCTATCACTGGCATGGCAGCAAGCATACGCAACGAATTACTTGCCGCAAACCTTGATGTTAAAGTCACG AACATCAGTCCCGGTGCGGTGGAGACAAAAATGCTATTGACTTGTTATCCCCAAGCCAAAAGGATGGGAAACCCAATGATGGCAAGCGAGGATATTGCAAAAGTAGTAATCTGTGTCTTGAGCATGCCACAGCACGTACAG ATATTGGACATACTAGTGGAACCACGTACTAGAACAGGTATTCCAGTGCTAGATTACACTGATGATACTGCGTCTTAA
- the LOC113563338 gene encoding uncharacterized protein LOC113563338: MDLRGQTVHGESPACVFVTLPCPLDRPRASDLEGKLDKLLESFSPEGPDIEAISDSPTEVVETSGITQVLQGGEPELPHIPENSSTAPVPVDPAHDVDAFKMNLMGANLDSAATGPSVHDLITKTWSAIIISGLPKETTLALCKKYPVPQNLPFAKAPTLNTEVEQVMPSTSVKRDDYQVITQGMVAAAITAQAHLVSELLKPEEQWDGKRIFEWASDTGRLLSHIHHVSRNRRALITPMLTPSARNALETSIDTQLFGEQYLNKMKEATAANKLMKGLTTLHPPASKPGKCESLCLQTEVSSRGKGCAATDETPIEVSHEELSIPPLEVSTAGRLARFVDAWSQITNEKRILTAISGYKLPFSQIPPSRPYLREPQLSASERSLCAAEIDRLLTKGAIQRVDFVPDQYLSSYFLIDKASGDKRFILNLKPLNEYIFAPHFKLEDLTTATRLLSPGSFMASIDLEDSYFLVPVHVTHRKYLRFSFQEEIFEFSALPFGLSSAPYIFTKIMKPVIATLRERGYLSIVYLDDLLLFGDTFQDCAANVNATLQLLAHLGFLINPQKCELVPSRRRKYLGFILDSSKMTISLPEDKRIVILEHLRKFSNKQSCKIRDFARLIGTLNSICRTVAYGFVYIRDFERKKFLACIDSNNDYDVRMMLPTSLQPDFRWWLHRLRSPPIERPLLRRKFSHVIFSDASPSGWGASMGRKQTHGWWSDQDRDEHINFLELQAVEYALRSFVDNLHSRDILLRVDNTTAIAYINRGGSSRFPKLSALAKSIWQWCESRDLYLFASYIRSADNVVADRESRIVSVETEWEITSRSFDRILEHFGPFDIDLFASYINAKCQTFVSWFPDPFATAIDAFTLDWSEFYFYAFPPFVLITKVLRKIVNDGAVGVLVVPRWPAQPWSPESTPNVAQHSPDCREIVRQAFRRKGFPEESIEVALASLANSTLAQYNKPIRLWWSFCAERDIDWFQPNTTLVLKFLAAQFHNITSYGTLNSYRSAISLITNSSIGSDERIRRFFKGVSVLKPSKPNWTQSTTLFRNRSYLSDTLYIEVKI, from the exons ATGGATCTCCGCGGTCAGACCGTGCACGGGGAATCCCCCGCGTGCGTTTTCGTGACCCTCCCGTGTCCTTTGGACCGTCCGAGAGCTTCTGATTTGGAAGGTAAATTGGACAAGTTGTTAGAG TCTTTTTCTCCGGAGGGACCGGACATCGAGGCGATCAGCGATTCGCCGACTGAGGTTGTGGAGACTTCCGGCATCACACAGG TTCTCCAGGGGGGCGAACCAGAGTTGCCACATATTCCAGAGAATTCCTCCACCGCTCCGGTGCCGGTAGATCCAGCGCACGATGTTGACGCATTCAAAATGAATTTGATGGGCGCCAATCTCGATAGTGCCGCTACGGGTCCATCCGTCCATGATCTTATTACGAAAACTTGGTCGGCCATTATTATCAGCGGCTTGCCCAAAGAGACGACTCTTGCGCTATGCAAGAAGTACCCCGTTCCGCAGAACTTGCCATTTGCTAAGGCTCCTACACTCAACACGGAAGTGGAGCAGGTTATGCCATCGACTTCCGTTAAGAGAGACGACTACCAGGTCATCACGCAAGGTATGGTCGCAGCAGCTATAACGGCTCAGGCACATTTGGTGTCCGAACTTTTGAAGCCGGAAGAGCAATGGGATGGCAAGCGCATTTTTGAGTGGGCGAGCGATACAGGTCGTTTGCTCTCGCATATACATCACGTTTCGAGGAATAGACGTGCTTTGATTACTCCGATGCTGACTCCATCGGCCAGAAACGCGTTAGAGACTTCTATTGATACTCAGCTTTTTGGCGAGCAATATTTAAACAAGATGAAGGAAGCTACAGcggcaaataaattaatgaaaggCCTGACTACTCTACACCCACCAGCTTCAAAACCAG GGAAATGCGAAAGCCTTTGCTTACAAACCGAAGTCTCGTCGAGAGGCAAAGGCTGCGCCGCGACCGACGAGACACCGATCGAGGTCTCGCACGAGGAGCTCTCGATACCACCGTTAGAGGTGAGCACTGCTGGTCGTCTGGCTAGATTCGTAGACGCCTGGTCCCAAATTACTAATGAGAAGAGGATCTTGACTGCAATATCGGGATACAAACTTCCCTTTTCTCAAATCCCTCCTTCTCGGCCATATTTACGGGAACCACAGTTGAGCGCGTCCGAACGCTCTCTTTGTGCAGCAGAGATCGACCGTCTTCTTACGAAGGGTGCTATTCAACGCGTTGACTTTGTACCAGACCAATATCTGTCTTCCTATTTTTTGATCGACAAGGCCTCCGGCGACAAACGGTTTATCTTGAATCTCAAACCTCTTaacgaatatatttttgcaccTCATTTTAAGCTAGAGGACCTAACGACGGCCACCCGATTGCTATCTCCGGGTTCTTTTATGGCTTCGATCGATTTGGAAGATTCCTATTTTTTGGTTCCAGTTCACGTCACCCACCGGAAGTACCTACGGTTCTCGTTCCAGGAGGAAATCTTTGAATTTTCTGCCTTACCATTTGGTCTTTCTTCAGCCCCGtacatatttacaaaaataatgaaaccAGTGATCGCAACATTACGCGAGAGGGGTTATTTGTCTATCGTTTATCTAGATGATCTTTTACTGTTCGGTGACACCTTTCAGGACTGCGCCGCGAACGTCAACGCAACTCTCCAGTTGCTTGCTCATTTGGGTTTTCTCATTAATCCGCAAAAGTGCGAGCTCGTCCCAAGCCGGCGGAGGAAGTATTTAGGTTTTATATTGGACTCCTCCAAGATGACTATATCCTTACCAGAGGACAAGCGAATAGTTATACTTGAACATCTGCGCAAATTCTCCAATAAACAATCTTGCAAGATTCGAGATTTTGCAAGGCTCATAGGAACGCTGAATTCCATTTGCCGAACAGTTGCTTATGGTTTCGTATACATTCGAGACTTTGAGAGAAAAAAGTTCCTCGCTTGCATAGACTCTAATAATGATTACGACGTTCGTATGATGCTACCCACATCACTCCAGCCTGATTTCAGGTGGTGGCTGCACAGGTTGCGCTCCCCACCGATTGAACGACCGTTACTAAGACGAAAATTTTCTCACGTAATTTTTTCAGATGCTTCACCTTCCGGTTGGGGTGCCTCTATGGGTAGGAAGCAAACGCACGGCTGGTGGTCCGACCAGGATAGAGATGAGCATATCAATTTTCTCGAATTGCAGGCTGTGGAATACGCCCTCCGTTCTTTCGTGGACAATCTCCACTCCCGAGACATATTACTCCGGGTCGATAATACGACAGCGATTGCTTACATCAACAGGGGCGGTTCTTCGCGATTTCCGAAACTTTCGGCTCTTGCAAAGTCGATTTGGCAATGGTGTGAGTCccgcgatttatatctttttgcaTCTTACATTCGATCTGCCGATAATGTCGTGGCCGACAGAGAATCTCGAATCGTTTCGGTTGAAACCGAGTGGGAGATCACTTCCCGCTCTTTCGACAGGATTTTAGAGCATTTCGGTCCTTTCGACATCGACCTCTTTGCGTCCTATATCAACGCAAAATGCCAGACCTTCGTTTCTTGGTTTCCGGATCCGTTCGCGACCGCCATTGATGCTTTTACGCTAGATTGgagtgaattttatttttatgcctTTCCACCTTTCGTATTAATTACTAAAGTTTTACGGAAAATAGTCAATGATGGAGCAGTAGGTGTTTTAGTGGTTCCCAGATGGCCAGCTCAACCGTGGTCCCca GAGTCAACACCCAACGTGGCACAACATTCCCCTGATTGCAGGGAGATTGTCCGGCAAGCTTTTCGCCGAAAAGGATTTCCGGAGGAGTCGATAGAGGTAGCCCTGGCGTCTCTTGCTAATTCGACTCTGGCCCAATATAATAAGCCTATCAGGCTCTGGTGGTCCTTCTGCGCCGAACGCGACATTGACTGGTTTCAGCCTAATACAACGCTAGTTCTCAAGTTTTTAGCCGCacaatttcataatattaCGTCTTACGGGACCCTCAATTCATATCGATCAGCAATATCACTGATAACGAATAGTAGTATTGGCTCCGACGAAAGAATTAGACGCTTCTTCAAGGGAGTATCCGTCTTAAAGCCCTCTAAACCGAA ttggacCCAATCTACCACCCTCTTTCGGAATAGAAGTTACTtatcggacaccctgtatatagaagTAAAGATATAA
- the LOC113561435 gene encoding farnesol dehydrogenase-like translates to MDRWEGKVALVTGASAGIGVAIARELAKNGMKVIAVARRLEKLQELVANIKGEYKADIYPMQCDVQKEEDILRVFKWANEKLGGVDVLVNNAGVVHPEPIIEGKTANYHHIMNVNVIAATICSRELVQSSKRRKTPAHIINISSITGHHAELINLPMSVYPASKYALTGMAATLRNELTSSNLDVKVTNISPGGVETDMVMNFESYIKEHDAGLLLAKDIADMVVCVLSTPHHVQICEMIVVSHKPSTKASPLVFNK, encoded by the exons ATGGATCGTTGGGAAGGAAAAGTCGCATTGGTCACTGGAGCGAGTGCCGGAATCGGCGTAGCAATTGCGAGAGAGCTTGCGAAAAATGGCATGAAAGTGATTGCCGTCGCACGAAGACTAGAGAAATTGCAGGAATTGGTGGCAAATATCAAAGGCGAATACAAAGCCGATATTTATCCAATGCAATGCGACGTTCAAAAGGAAGAAGATATTCTCAGAGTGTTCAAATGGGCAAACGAGAAACTAGGCGGTGTTGATGTATTGGTTAACAATGCTGGCGTGGTACATCCTGAGCCGATTATAG AGGGAAAAACAGCAAACTATCATCACATTATGAACGTAAACGTGATAGCGGCGACAATTTGTTCACGGGAATTAGTACAATCCTCCAAACGACGCAAAACACCGGCTCACATCATTAATATCAGCAG tATAACAGGACATCATGCAGAGCTAATTAATTTACCAATGAGTGTCTATCCTGCCAGTAAATATGCTCTTACTGGCATGGCAGCAACTCTACGTAACGAATTGACAAGCTCAAACCTTGACGTAAAAGTCACG aacATCAGCCCCGGAGGAGTAGAGACGGATATGGTAATGAATTTTGAATCCTATATTAAAGAGCATGATGCAGGTCTTCTACTAGCTAAAGATATTGCAGATATGGTAGTTTGTGTTTTAAGTACACCACACCACGTGCAG ATATGTGAAATGATTGTCGTATCGCATAAACCTTCAACTAAAGCTTCACCGTTggtgtttaataaataa
- the LOC105274794 gene encoding farnesol dehydrogenase-like isoform X4, whose translation MDHWEGKVALVTGGSVGIGASIARELAKNGMKVIAVARRLEKLQELAANIKDEYKADIYPMQCDVQKEEDILKVFEWAHEKLGGVDVLVNNAGVVHLETIIEGKTENYHNIMNVNVVAAAICSRELVQSAKRRKIPAHIINISSIAAHWPEIINFPINIYAASKSALNSMAATLRNELINSNLDVKVTNITPGTVETDMIEYYASYIKENDIGVILAKDVADMVVYVLSTPHRVQIHEMIVVPHKA comes from the exons ATGGATCATTGGGAAGGAAAAGTCGCATTGGTCACTGGAGGGAGTGTCGGAATAGGCGCATCAATTGCGAGAGAGCTTGCGAAAAATGGCATGAAAGTGATTGCCGTCGCGAGAAGACTAGAGAAATTGCAGGAATTGGCAGCAAATATCAAAGACGAATACAAAGCCGATATTTATCCAATGCAATGCGACGTCCAAAAGGAAGAAGACATCCTCAAAGTGTTCGAATGGGCCCACGAGAAACTAGGAGGTGTTGATGTATTGGTTAACAATGCCGGCGTGGTACATCTTGAGACGATTATAG AGGGAAAAACGGAAAACTATCATAACATTATGAACGTGAACGTGGTGGCAGCGGCAATTTGTTCACGAGAATTGGTGCAATCCGCCAAACGGCGCAAAATCCCGGCTCACATCATTAATATCAGCAG taTAGCAGCGCATTGGCctgagataattaatttcccaATAAATATCTATGCTGCCAGTAAATCTGCTCTTAATAGCATGGCAGCAACTTTACGTAACGAATTGATAAACTCAAACCTTGATGTAAAAGTCACG aaCATCACTCCCGGAACAGTAGAGACGGATATGATAGAATATTATGCATCCTATATTAAAGAGAATGATATCGGTGTTATACTAGCTAAAGATGTTGCAGATATGGTAGTTTATGTTTTAAGTACGCCACATCGCGTGCAG ATACATGAAATGATTGTAGTACCGCATAAAGCTTAG
- the LOC105274794 gene encoding farnesol dehydrogenase-like isoform X3, translated as MDHWEGKVALVTGASVGIGASIARELAKNGMKVIAVARRLEKLQELAANIKDEYKTDIYPMQCDVQKEEDILKVFEWAHEKLGGVDVLVNNAGVVHLETIIEGKTANYHHIMNVNVIAAAICSRELVQSAKRRKTPAHIVNISSMAGHCPELITYPISVYAASKSALNSMAATLRNELINSKLDVKVTNITPGTVETDMIEYYASYIKENDIGVILAKDVADMVVYVLSTPHRVQIHEMIVVPHKA; from the exons ATGGATCATTGGGAAGGAAAAGTCGCATTGGTCACTGGAGCGAGTGTCGGAATAGGCGCATCAATTGCGAGAGAGCTTGCGAAAAATGGCATGAAAGTGATTGCCGTCGCACGAAGACTAGAGAAATTGCAGGAATTGGCAGCAAATATCAAAGACGAATACAAAACCGATATTTATCCAATGCAATGCGACGTCCAAAAGGAAGAAGACATCCTCAAAGTGTTCGAATGGGCCCACGAGAAACTAGGAGGTGTTGATGTATTGGTTAACAATGCCGGCGTAGTACATCTTGAGACGATTATAG AGGGAAAAACAGCAAACTATCATCACATTATGAACGTAAACGTGATAGCGGCGGCAATTTGTTCACGGGAATTAGTGCAATCCGCCAAACGGCGCAAAACACCGGCTCATATCGTTAATATCAGCAG CATGGCAGGGCATTGTCCTGAGCTAATTACTTACCCAATAAGTGTCTATGCTGCCAGTAAATCTGCTCTTAATAGCATGGCAGCAACTCTACGTAATGAATTGATAAACTCCAAGCTTGACGTAAAAGTCACG aaCATCACTCCCGGAACAGTAGAGACGGATATGATAGAATATTATGCATCCTATATTAAAGAGAATGATATCGGTGTTATACTAGCTAAAGATGTTGCAGATATGGTAGTTTATGTTTTAAGTACGCCACATCGCGTGCAG ATACATGAAATGATTGTAGTACCGCATAAAGCTTAG
- the LOC105274794 gene encoding farnesol dehydrogenase-like isoform X2: protein MDHWEGKVALVTGASVGIGASIARELAKNGMKVIAVARRLEKLQELAANIKDEYKTDIYPMQCDVQKEEDILKVFEWAHEKLGGVDVLVNNAGVVHLETIIEGKTANYHHIMNVNVIAAAICSRELVQSAKRRKTPAHIVNISSMAGHCPELITYPISVYAASKSALNSMAATLRNELINSKLDVKVTNIILGTVETDMTAHYASYIEENNICVLLAKDVADTVVCVLSTPHRVQIHEMIVVPHKA from the exons ATGGATCATTGGGAAGGAAAAGTCGCATTGGTCACTGGAGCGAGTGTCGGAATAGGCGCATCAATTGCGAGAGAGCTTGCGAAAAATGGCATGAAAGTGATTGCCGTCGCACGAAGACTAGAGAAATTGCAGGAATTGGCAGCAAATATCAAAGACGAATACAAAACCGATATTTATCCAATGCAATGCGACGTCCAAAAGGAAGAAGACATCCTCAAAGTGTTCGAATGGGCCCACGAGAAACTAGGAGGTGTTGATGTATTGGTTAACAATGCCGGCGTAGTACATCTTGAGACGATTATAG AGGGAAAAACAGCAAACTATCATCACATTATGAACGTAAACGTGATAGCGGCGGCAATTTGTTCACGGGAATTAGTGCAATCCGCCAAACGGCGCAAAACACCGGCTCATATCGTTAATATCAGCAG CATGGCAGGGCATTGTCCTGAGCTAATTACTTACCCAATAAGTGTCTATGCTGCCAGTAAATCTGCTCTTAATAGCATGGCAGCAACTCTACGTAATGAATTGATAAACTCCAAGCTTGACGTAAAAGTCACG aaCATCATCCTCGGAACAGTAGAGACGGATATGACAGCGCATTATGCGTCCTATATTGAAGAGAATAATATATGTGTTCTACTAGCTAAAGATGTTGCAGATACAGTAGTTTGTGTTTTAAGTACGCCACATCGCGTGCAG ATACATGAAATGATTGTAGTACCGCATAAAGCTTAG
- the LOC105274794 gene encoding farnesol dehydrogenase-like isoform X1 — protein MDHWEGKVALVTGASVGIGASIARELAKNGMKVIAVARRLEKLQELAANIKDEYKTDIYPMQCDVQKEEDILKVFEWAHEKLGGVDVLVNNAGVVHLETIIEGKTANYHHIMNVNVIAAAICSRELVQSAKRRKTPAHIVNISSMAGHCPELITYPISVYAASKSALNSMAATLRNELINSKLDVKVTNIILGTVETDMTAHYASYIEENNICVLLAKDVADTVVCVLSTPHRVQITEMSVVPHLPARKASELVK, from the exons ATGGATCATTGGGAAGGAAAAGTCGCATTGGTCACTGGAGCGAGTGTCGGAATAGGCGCATCAATTGCGAGAGAGCTTGCGAAAAATGGCATGAAAGTGATTGCCGTCGCACGAAGACTAGAGAAATTGCAGGAATTGGCAGCAAATATCAAAGACGAATACAAAACCGATATTTATCCAATGCAATGCGACGTCCAAAAGGAAGAAGACATCCTCAAAGTGTTCGAATGGGCCCACGAGAAACTAGGAGGTGTTGATGTATTGGTTAACAATGCCGGCGTAGTACATCTTGAGACGATTATAG AGGGAAAAACAGCAAACTATCATCACATTATGAACGTAAACGTGATAGCGGCGGCAATTTGTTCACGGGAATTAGTGCAATCCGCCAAACGGCGCAAAACACCGGCTCATATCGTTAATATCAGCAG CATGGCAGGGCATTGTCCTGAGCTAATTACTTACCCAATAAGTGTCTATGCTGCCAGTAAATCTGCTCTTAATAGCATGGCAGCAACTCTACGTAATGAATTGATAAACTCCAAGCTTGACGTAAAAGTCACG aaCATCATCCTCGGAACAGTAGAGACGGATATGACAGCGCATTATGCGTCCTATATTGAAGAGAATAATATATGTGTTCTACTAGCTAAAGATGTTGCAGATACAGTAGTTTGTGTTTTAAGTACGCCACATCGCGTGCAG ATAACTGAAATGAGTGTAGTACCCCACTTACCTGCAAGGAAAGCTTCAGAGTtggtaaaataa
- the LOC113563372 gene encoding farnesol dehydrogenase-like, with translation MDHWEGKVALVTGASVGIGASIARELAKNGMKVIAVARRLEKLQELAANIKDEYKADIYPMQCDVQKEEDILKVFEWAHEKLGGVDVLVNNAGVVHLETIIEGKTANYHHIMNVNVIAAAICSRELVQSSKRRKTPAHIVNISSMAGHCPELITYPISVYAASKSALKSMAATLRNELINSKLDVKVTNISPGFVETDMIMNVESYIKKYDMGLLLAKDIADMVVCVLSTPHHVQIYEMIVVSHKISTKASPLVFNK, from the exons ATGGATCATTGGGAAGGAAAAGTCGCATTGGTCACTGGAGCGAGTGTCGGAATAGGCGCATCAATTGCGAGAGAGCTTGCGAAAAATGGCATGAAAGTGATTGCCGTCGCACGAAGACTAGAGAAATTGCAGGAATTGGCAGCAAATATCAAAGACGAATACAAAGCCGATATTTATCCAATGCAATGCGACGTCCAAAAGGAAGAAGACATCCTCAAAGTGTTCGAATGGGCCCACGAGAAACTAGGAGGTGTTGATGTATTGGTTAACAATGCCGGCGTGGTACATCTTGAGACGATTATAG AGGGAAAAACAGCAAACTACCATCACATTATGAACGTAAACGTGATAGCGGCAGCAATTTGTTCACGGGAATTAGTGCAATCCTCCAAACGACGCAAAACACCGGCTCATATCGTTAATATCAGCAG CATGGCAGGGCATTGTCCTGAGCTAATTACTTACCCAATAAGTGTCTATGCTGCCAGTAAATCTGCTCTTAAGAGCATGGCAGCAACTCTACGTAATGAATTGATAAACTCCAAGCTTGACGTAAAAGTCACG aacATCAGTCCCGGATTTGTAGAGACggatatgataatgaatgttgaatcttatattaaaaagtatgaTATGGGTCTTCTACTAGCTAAAGATATTGCAGATATGGTAGTTTGTGTTTTAAGTACACCACACCACGTGCAG ATATATGAAATGATTGTCGTATCGCATAAAATTTCAACTAAAGCTTCACCGTTggtgtttaataaataa
- the LOC105274792 gene encoding farnesol dehydrogenase-like, translated as MDRWVGKVALVTGASVGIGAAIVRELAKNRMKVIAVARRLEKLQELAANIKGEYKTDIYPMQCDVQKEEDILRVFKWANEKLGGVDVLINNAGVVYPEPIIEGKTVSFQNIMNVNVVAAAICSRELVQSAKRRKTPAHIINISSMAGHCPELITYPISVYPASKSALKSMAATLRNELINSKLDVKVTNISPGGVETDMIMNVESFIKNHSMGLLLAKDIADMVVCVLSAPHHVQICEMIVIPYKPSTKASPLVFNK; from the exons ATGGATCGTTGGGTAGGGAAAGTCGCATTGGTCACCGGAGCGAGTGTCGGAATCGGCGCAGCGATCGTGAGAGAGCTTGCGAAAAATCGCATGAAAGTGATTGCCGTCGCGAGAAGATTAGAGAAACTGCAGGAATTGGCGGCAAATATCAAAGGCGAATACAAAACCGATATTTATCCAATGCAATGCGACGTCCAAAAGGAAGAAGATATTCTCAGAGTGTTCAAATGGGCAAACGAGAAACTAGGCGGTGTtgatgtattaattaacaatgcCGGCGTGGTATATCCTGAGCCGATTATAG AGGGAAAAACGGTAAGCTTTCAAAACATTATGAACGTGAACGTGGTGGCAGCGGCAATTTGTTCACGAGAATTGGTGCAATCCGCCAAACGGCGCAAAACACCGGCTCATATCATTAATATCAGCAG CATGGCAGGGCATTGTCCTGAGCTAATTACTTACCCAATAAGTGTCTATCCTGCCAGTAAATCTGCTCTTAAGAGCATGGCAGCAACTCTACGTAATGAATTGATAAACTCCAAGCTTGACGTAAAAGTCACG aacATCAGCCCCGGAGGAGTAGAGACggatatgataatgaatgttgaatcttttattaaaaatcatagTATGGGTCTTCTACTAGCTAAAGATATTGCAGATATGGTAGTTTGTGTTTTAAGTGCACCACACCACGTGCAG ATATGTGAAATGATTGTCATACCGTATAAACCTTCAACTAAAGCTTCACCGTTggtgtttaataaataa